In the genome of Colletotrichum lupini chromosome 8, complete sequence, one region contains:
- a CDS encoding O-methyltransferase yields the protein MGSIPEKTLVDTSIATQANDAQRVAHLANNIGTLGTSFLLDDEAGRLALLKQARSLLQALETPRETMIKHCWAQPAVTFVIATGIESGLFQYLAQNPGPKTVDHLGKALRFDIDVLSRTLRHLCSMGYLKEVGPDEYDGTNFTKSLSLPIIAGGYPCLVESSWPTFSNFPLYLKKHDWSISPDPREGPMQDVIGKDNNFFKHVMTNHPAGEFQNHMAGYRQGRPSWMDDGFFPVSERLVKGADSSSEAAFLVDIGGSIGHDLDEFCRKHLTAPGRHVLQDLEYVLSQVQKVDPKIEPMSYDFHTEQPVKGARAYYMHSVLHDWTDDVCRSILSHVTAAMKPGYSKLLINENVIPSTGADWQATALDMMMMTLFSSRERTEEQWRKLLEPAGLKIAKIWSAGEGVESLIESEQGSVVRRQQKKPREIDTSFQLLVPTDLEPLNKIKRRPSPDQSARAQLSPATMFTSIRVAACHVSPIFLSARRTTEKAISLIDQASRNKANLVVFPETYIPAFPIWSSLRAPFENHDLFQSMVQESVHIDGEEVDALRSTAKKLNVLLSVGISEKARYSSATLFNTNIIIGTDGEILVHHRKLMPTFFEKLTWAPGDGYGLRVAETRFGKIGNLICGENTNPLARYALMAQGEQIHIFTWPAIWPTRVPKFKETSSRVGSSVAKWANYDNVAANRTRAAAHCFEAKSFGVLCSGVLGEDAIESVSSGARQEDVAHYCRGFTIEEGTLRETPSEFLQHEEGILYADLDVGDCVEGKQYHDVVGGYQRLDVFDLKVDRRRREPALFRGDNLKLKGEIDALEED from the exons ATGGGTTCTATTCCGGAAAAGACGCTTGTGGACACCTCCATCGCTACCCAGGCCAACGATGCCCAGAGGGTAGCACACCTAGCCAACAATATCGGCACTCTTGGTACATCTTTTCTCCTCGACGATGAAGCGGGTCGTCTTGCCCTTCTGAAGCAGGCCCGGTCACTGCTACAGGCGCTGGAGACCCCAAGAGAGACGATGATTAAACATTGTTGGGCTCAG CCTGCTGTGACCTTCGTCATTGCGACTGGCATTGAGTCGGGCCTGTTTCAGTACCTGGCCCAAAACCCTGGTCCGAAGACCGTGGATCATCTAGGCAAAGCTCTTCGTTTTGATATCGATGTACTTTCTCGCACACTGCGTCATCTCTGCTCAATGGGATACCTCAAGGAAGTTGGCCCGGATGAGTACGACGGCACAAACTTCACCAAGTCGCTGAGTTTACCGATCATAGCCGGCGGATATCCTTGTCT CGTCGAAAGTAGCTGGCCGACATTTTCGAATTTCCCCCTCTACCTCAAAAAACACGACTGGTCCATCTCGCCGGACCCTAGAGAGGGGCCAATGCAGGATGTCATCGGTAAAGATAACAACTTCTTCAAGCACGTGATGACCAATCATCCCGCCGGAGAATTCCAGAACCATATGGCCGGATACAGGCAAGGACGCCCTTCCTGGATGGATGATGGATTTTTCCCTGTTTCAGAGCGCCTTGTCAAAGGCGCAGACAGTTCATCAGAGGCGGCTTTTCTGGTCGACATTGGCGGTAGCATCGGCCACGATCTAGACGAATTCTGTCGAAAGCATCTCACTGCTCCCGGCCGACACGTCCTCCAAGATCTTGAATACGTACTATCTCAGGTTCAGAAGGTTGACCCTAAGATTGAGCCCATGTCGTACGATTTCCACACAGAGCAGCCCGTCAAAGGCGCAAGAGCCTATTATATGCACTCTGTTTTACACGACTGGACGGATGATGTTTGCAGGAGCATCTTGTCGCACGTCACTGCGGCAATGAAACCGGGTTACAGCAAGCTCCTCATTAATGAGAATGTGATTCCCTCGACGGGGGCTGATTGGCAGGCTACGGCGCTGGatatgatgatgatgacacTCTTTAGTTCCAGGGAGCGAACAGAAGAGCAATGGCGCAAGCTTCTGGAACCTGCTGGTCTCAAGATTGCCAAGATTTGGTCAGCGGGTGAAGGCGTAGAGAGCTTGATCGAGT CGGAACAAGGATCTGTGGTCCGCCGGCAACAGAAAAAGCCCCGAGAGATAGACACATCATTCCAACTTCTCGTGCCAACCGACTTGGAGCCATTAAACAAAATCAAGCGTCGTCCATCACCAG ACCAGTCTGCGCGAGCTCAGCTTTCCCCCGCGACTATGTTCACCTCAATCCGAGTTGCCGCCTGCCACGTCTCGCCTATTTTCCTCTCCGCGCGACGCACAACCGAAAAGGCAATCTCCCTCATTGACCAAGCATCCAGGAACAAAGCAAACCTCGTTGTCTTCCCAGAGACCTACATCCCAGCGTTCCCGATCTGGTCCTCCCTGCGCGCCCCCTTTGAGAACCATGACCTCTTCCAGTCCATGGTGCAGGAATCCGTCCACATCGACGGCGAAGAGGTAGACGCTCTCCGCTCCACGGCAAAGAAGCTCAATGTACTGCTTAGCGTCGGCATTTCTGAAAAGGCTCGCTACAGCAGCGCgacgctttttaatactaacatCATCATCGGTACTGACGGAGAGATCCTAGTCCATCACCGAAAACTCATGCCAACGTTTTTCGAAAAGTTGACGTGGGCGCCCGGAGATGGCTACGGCCTGCGCGTCGCAGAGACGCGATTCGGGAAGATTGGGAATCTCATTTGCGGGGAGAACACAAACCCGCTTGCGAGGTATGCGCTCATGGCGCAGGGAGAGCAGATTCACATCTTCACATGGCCTGCGATATGGCCGACGAGAGTTCCGAAATTCAAGGAGACAAGCTCTCGAGTGGGATCAAGCGTGGCTAAATGGGCCAACTACGACAATGTTGCTGCCAACAGGACGAGGGCGGCTGCACACTGCTTTGAGGCTAAAAGCTTTGGTGTTCTCTGCTCAGGAGTCCTGGGCGAGGATGCAATTGAGTCTGTCTCTTCGGGGGCGAGACAAGAAGACGTG GCGCATTATTGCCGGGGGTTTACAATTGAAGAAGGAACTCTCCGAGAAACCCCGTCAGAATTCTTGCAACACGAAGAAGGCATCTTGTATGCAGACTTAGATGTTGGGGATTGTGTTGAGGGAAAGCAGTACCACGATGTGGTTGGCGGGTATCAACGCCTAGACGTGTTTGATCTGAAGGTTGACCGTAGACGGCGGGAACCGGCTCTGTTCAGGGGAGACAATCTCAAATTGAAAGGAGAAATAGATGCTCTTGAAGAGGATTGA
- a CDS encoding TfdA family Taurine catabolism dioxygenase TauD translates to MGSLTSPSQGLSFRELPTSLRESSLIGAEVHLPSLMDVLDVDALSEKDLETFRRALFENQVVVIKNQTGIAPETLPKLTKVFDPTATDIHSAGEKAVSDPRNLLSAYKAGRIPRAPQVGIIGSGKFKNYEGVEELEVIHLDHTLFHEKPLSEEELGNGYTRPYRWHMDTPFYQRLPGEVTILHAVKVPNLPDQKLKFPDGKEKSIAAGSTAFFSGARTFQLLTPAEQEFALNTTVTYAPQAYEYIRQCKATEDGLSIPTMGKEVPIEQLSEWSWENVAEHPMVWRNPLNPDRPFLQVHGCCVFKLTTRDPATGEVSVVDDVAKVREIVYGFQKRIWAAENIYAHRWEEGDVVIFHNRGVMHSITGQLSQYKEDEEKKRLMWQCTMTSGTAPQPFRKQPGVVETGFAKAA, encoded by the exons ATGGGCAGCCTCACTTCCCCATCTCAAGGACTCTCCTTCAGGGAGCTCCCGACCTCCCTTCGTGAGTCTTCTTTGATTGGGGCCGAAGTTCACCTGCCCTCATTAATGGATGTCCTGGACGTAGACGCGTTGTCAGAAAAAGACCTCGAAACCTTCAGAAGAGCCCTGTTCGAAAACCAGGTCGTGGTCATCAAGAACCAGACGGGCATCGCGCCTGAGACTCTGCCTAAGCTGACCAAAGTCTTCGACCCGACTGCGACTGATATTCATTCTGCTGGCGAGAAGGCCGTTAGTGACCCCAGGAATCTTCTTTCGGCATACAAAGCAGGAAGAATTCCAAGAGCACCGCAAGTGGGCATCATCGGCAGCGGCAAGTTTAAGAACTATGAAGGAGTTGAAGAGTTGGAGGTGATCCATCTG GATCATACTTTGTTTCATGAGAAGCCTCTGTCGGAGGAGGAGCTAGGCAATGGATATACCCGTCCATACCGGTGGCACATGGACACTCCCTTCTACCAGCGTTTGCCTGGCGAAGTCACCATCCTTCACGCGGTTAAGGTGCCGAACCTGCCTGATCAGAAACTCAAATTTCCAGACGGGAAAGAAAAGAGCATTGCTGCTGGATCCACAGCCT TCTTCTCCGGGGCCCGGACATTTCAATTGCTGACCCCGGCTGAGCAAGAATTTGCTCTTAACACGACTGTAACATACGCTCCTCAAGCCTATGAATACATCAGACAATGCAAAGCGACGGAAGACGGATTGTCGATCCCAACAATGGGGAAAGAGGTTCCCATAGAGCAACTCTCTGAATGGTCTTGGGAAAATGTTGCTGAACATCCC ATGGTCTGGCGCAACCCGTTGAACCCCGACCGACCATTTCTCCAGGTTCATGGTTGCTGCGTATTCAAGCTGACAACTCGGGATCCGGCGACGGGCGAAGTATCAGTCGTAGATGATGTCGCCAAAGTCCGCGAGATCGTCTACGGCTTCCAGAAGAGAATCTGGGCGGCAGAGAATATCTACGCTCACCGGTGGGAGGAAGGTGATGTCGTGATCTTTCACAATCGCGGCGTCATGCACAGCATCACAGGACAATTGTCTCAGTATAAGGAGGACGAGGAAAAGAAGAGACTGATGTGGCAGTGTACGATGACTAGTGGCACGGCGCCGCAGCCATTCAGAAAACAGCCCGGGGTTGTTGAGACTGGGTTCGCCAAGGCGGCATGA
- a CDS encoding major facilitator superfamily transporter, which produces MQPTMSAPKNPPPEKALDTPANDISGTDSPSEVELEQDVVNEKSLLRKLDLKLLPAVGILYLLSFLDRSNVGNARIEGLTTDLNMSGNQYLTGLTLYFIGYVLFEIPCNIVLKRTTPRFWLPTLTIAWGIVATLMGIVTNMAGFFVARFFLGVTESGLFPGVVYYFSMWYKRRERQFRISLFFSAASLAGTFGGILAWGIGHMRVVWDNGWRWIFILEGIATVVIAVGAYWFIQNYPDTAKFVSEKERRFIRARLASDSDATHNEKFSWSNVMDAIKDPKCWLYGLGFHTMSLPLYTFSLFIPTIIKNLGYTAAVAQLLTIPPYAVAFVTTLTVAIYSERTGRRAFFIMGSSAVAAIGYIILLANSDPAGKPGVSYLGTFFAAAGIYPATALVLSWPAINVSGQTKRAVGNAMQITIGNLGAVLGTQLYRANDGPRYIVGHSFALGYLLANIIVCGILYFVLKGENKRREAIAPEVQAIGDLEDWPGDKDPRWRFQY; this is translated from the exons ATG CAACCTACGATGAGCGCGCCAAAGAATCCTCCGCCCGAGAAGGCGCTAGATACGCCGGCGAATGATATCAGCGGGACGGATAGCCCGTCCGAAGTTGAGCTTGAGCAGGATGTAGTCAATGAGAAGTCGCTGTTGAGGAAGCTTGATCTCAAGCTTCTGCCGGCGGTGGGCATTTTGTACCTTCTCTCATTCCTCGACCGATCTAATG tggGCAATGCTCGAATTGAAGGCCTTACTACCGATCTCAACATGA GTGGTAACCAGTATTTGACTGGTCTAACTCTATACTTTATCGGTTATGTTCTCTTTGAA ATTCCATGCAACATCGTCTTGAAAAGGACCACTCCACGCTTTTGGCTTCCGACACTGACTATCGCATGGGGCATTGTCGCGACGCTCATGGGAATCGTCACTAATATGGCCGGATTCTTTGTCGCCCGCTTCTTCCTCGGTGTCACTGAGAGCGGTCTCTTTCCTGGAGTGGTGTACTACTTCTCGATGTG GTATAAGCGTCGCGAGAGACAGTTCCGCATCTCCCTCTTCTTCAGCGCTGCCTCTCTTGCCGGTACGTTCGGCGGTATCCTAGCATGGGGAATCGGACACATGAGAGTTGTATGGGACAATGGCTGGAGATGGATCTTTATCTTG GAGGGTATCGCAACCGTGGTCATTGCTGTCGGCGCATACTGGTTCATCCAAAACTACCCCGACACGGCCAAATTTGTTTCTGAAAAGGAGCGCCGCTTTATCAGGGCCAGATTAGCTTCCGACAGCGATGCCACCCATAACGAGAAGTTCTCGTGGAGTAATGTGATGGATGCTATCAAGGACCCAAAGTGCTGGTTGTACGGTCTTGGTTTCCACACCATGAGCTTGCCGCTATACACGTTTTCTTTGTTCATT CCTACCATCATTAAGAACCTCGGGTACACCGCGGCCGTCGCCCAACTGCTCACTATCCCTCCTTACGCCGTCGCCTTTGTCACAACATTGACCGTCGCGATTTACTCCGAACGCACCGGCCGCCGTGCCTTCTTCATCATGGGATCATCCGCGGTCGCGGCGATTGGTTACATCATTCTTTTAGCCAACTCCGACCCTGCGGGGAAGCCTGGCGTCTCGTACCTCGGAACCTTCTTCGCAGCTGCGGGAATCTACCCCGCCACCGCTCTCGTCCTCTCGTGGCCGGCCATCAATGTCTCTGGGCAGACCAAGCGTGCTGTAGGCAACGCAATGCAGATCACTATTGGAAATTTGGGAGCTGTGTTGGGAACACAGTTGTATCGTGCCAATGATGGCCCGAGGTACATTGTCGGCCACTCTTTCGCTTTGGGGTATCTTTTGGCGAATATCATCGTCTGTGGTATCTTGTACTTTGTGTTGAAGGGTGAGAATAAGAGACGCGAGGCCATTGCACCGGAAGTTCAAGCAATTGGGGACTTGGAGGATTGGCCCGGTGACAAGGACCCTAGATGGAGATTCCAATACTAG
- a CDS encoding TfdA family Taurine catabolism dioxygenase TauD: MAAVGVEISPLPKPFEKSAVDFGAELSGIDLEHIDDESFQVIREALYNNNVVLIKGQHNLSPKAQYELTRLFDPEASTYSHGSRIDKRSVLHKDLTTLPSQPQVQVIGHGAVVEFEGLENLKLTHPHHKTFHKHPHIDSAMYNLDPPLVTSLFACRVPKGRRQICRYDDGTGDELEVPLGTTAFISGYRMFELLSEEDQEFVKTSTIEYSPHPYIWMSKAKARSNGLGLFSEGLELSEDQLPEIEEEKIRRYPMAWKNPVTGKFAMMVYPTPARRIHLKDGTVMEDLKEVRELIYRLQRPAISPQYVYPHDWEEGDLVLFNNHGVMHSIVGAFAENELIVIDMPLFRGEYDQKNEAHFIRIYFF, from the exons ATGGCAGCCGTTGGAGTTGAGATTTCCCCTCTTCCCAAGCCGTTTGAGAAATCAGCTGTCGATTTCGGAGCCGAACTTTCGGGGATTGATCTCGAACACATCGATG ATGAAAGTTTTCAAGTTATTAGAGAAGCTCTCTATAACAACAACGTTGTCCTGATCAAAGGCCAGCACAACCTCTCACCAAAAGCCCAATACGAACTCACCCGCCTATTCGACCCTGAAGCAAGTACATACAGCCATGGTTCCCGCATCGACAAACGCAGCGTCCTCCACAAGGATCTGACCACCCTGCCATCTCAGCCGCAAGTGCAAGTCATCGGCCACGGCGCAGTAGTCGAGTTCGAAGGACTGGAGAATCTCAAGCTCACCCACCCTCACCACAAGACCTTTCATAAGCATCCT CACATTGACTCGGCCATGTACAACCTGGACCCGCCTCTCGTCACATCGCTGTTTGCTTGCAGGGTACCTAAGGGGCGGCGGCAGATCTGTCGCTACGACGATGGGACTGGAGACGAGCTAGAAGTACCTTTGGGAACGACAGCTTTCATCAGTGGATACCGCATGTTTGAATTACTATCGGAGGAGGATCAGGAGTTTGTCAAGACCAGCACGATCGAGTACAGCCCACACCCGTACATCTGGATGAGCAAGGCGAAGGCGAGGTCAAATGGCCTAGGTCTTTTCTCAGAAGGTCTAGAGCTGTCTGAAGACCAGCTCCCAGAGATTGAGGAGGAAAAGATCAGGAGATACCCTATGGCATGGAAGAATCCGGTAACGGGAAAGTTTGCCATGATGGTGTACCCGACGCCAGCGCGCAGGATCCATCTTAAGGATGGAACGGTAATGGAGGACTTGAAAGAGGTCAGAGAGTTGATTTACAGACTGCAACGACCAGCAATCAGCCCGCAATACGTGTATCCTCATGATTGGGAGGAGGGTGACCTCGTTCTCTTCAACAATCATGGCGTTATGCACTCCATTGTTGGGGCCTTCGCGGAGAACGAG CTCATAGTCATTGATATGCCCCTGTTCAGGGGCGAATACGATCAGAAGAACGAAGCCCACTTCATCCGGATTTACTTCTTCTGA